The following are encoded together in the Pedobacter sp. D749 genome:
- a CDS encoding leucine--tRNA ligase, which produces MDYQFKEIEQKWQKFWADHQTFKAESNSDKPKYYVLDMFPYPSGAGLHVGHPLGYIASDIFSRYKRLKGFNVLHPMGYDSFGLPAEQYAIQTGQHPAITTEANIATYRRQLDQIGFSFDWSREVRTSEPSYYKWTQWIFMQLFNSWYNIENDRAEDITTLIEKFNASGTADVKAVCDEDTKEFLPSDWATFTDEEKQVELLKYRLTYLRESTVNWCPALGTVLANDEVKDGFSERGGFPVEQKKMMQWSMRITAYSDRLLQGLDTIDWPEPIKEMQRNWIGKSVGASVKFQVEGNDKQIEVFTTRVDTIFGVSYLVLAPEHEWVAELTTPEQKEDIANYIALTKKKSELDRMADTKTVSGAFTGTYVINPVSGERVQLWIADYVLAGYGTGAVMGVPSGDQRDWLFAKHFNLPIIQILDGQKDIDVQADPTKEGKYINSGFINGLTYKEAVAFLNNWLEVEKVGKAKVNFRQRDAIFGRQRYWGEPIPVYFKDGLPYLVKEEELPLLLPEIDKYLPTETGEPPLARAEGWMPKDGGHYELSTMPGWAGSSWYWYRYMDANNDNDFASKEAIEYWKDVDLYIGGSEHATGHLLYSRFWNKFLKDLGYTKEEEPFKKLINQGMIQGRSSFIYRLQLKKYKVGKTNPINDEMNSLGKKIEDDSLNNNQSLLEMPSPVVLVSRNIYLRGIKGTLTSDERKSHEDLFTSLIKESYQIDDLNVEFEIDYEKTQKLHVPIDYVVFDNLDANIAHLEIEPAKKWIEKFQNAKSSWVFESDGSYICGVEVEKMSKSKFNVVNPDDLIERYGADTLRMYEMFLGPLEQSKPWNTNGIEGVFKFLRKFWRLFHNEDWTFHVNDNVPTKAELKSLHKIIKKVQDDIERFSFNTSVSSFMIAVNELTDLKCKNRQILEDMVIILSPYAPHICEELWVQLGNEAGTLSYTAFPTFKPEYLVEDEFAYPVSINGKMKMNLNLSLTLAQPEVESILLADEQFLKFLDGKPTKKIIFVKGKIINVVV; this is translated from the coding sequence ATGGATTACCAATTCAAAGAAATAGAACAAAAGTGGCAGAAATTCTGGGCAGATCATCAAACATTTAAAGCCGAAAGCAATTCTGATAAACCAAAATACTATGTATTAGATATGTTTCCTTATCCATCGGGAGCAGGTTTACACGTTGGTCACCCGCTGGGTTACATTGCATCAGATATTTTTTCTAGATATAAACGCCTTAAAGGCTTCAATGTATTGCACCCAATGGGATACGATTCTTTCGGATTACCTGCAGAGCAATATGCCATACAAACCGGACAGCATCCGGCCATTACTACTGAAGCAAACATTGCAACTTACCGCCGTCAGTTAGATCAGATTGGTTTTTCTTTCGATTGGAGTAGAGAGGTCCGCACTAGTGAGCCATCTTATTACAAATGGACACAGTGGATTTTTATGCAGTTGTTCAATTCCTGGTACAATATCGAAAACGATAGGGCAGAAGATATTACCACTTTGATCGAAAAATTCAATGCATCTGGCACAGCTGATGTTAAAGCAGTTTGTGATGAAGATACAAAAGAATTTTTGCCGAGCGATTGGGCAACCTTTACCGATGAAGAGAAACAAGTTGAATTGTTAAAATACCGTTTAACTTATCTTCGTGAGAGTACTGTAAACTGGTGCCCGGCTTTAGGAACTGTTTTAGCGAATGATGAAGTTAAAGATGGTTTTTCTGAGCGTGGTGGTTTTCCGGTTGAGCAAAAGAAAATGATGCAGTGGAGTATGCGGATTACAGCCTACTCAGACCGGCTTTTGCAAGGTTTAGATACGATTGACTGGCCTGAACCGATTAAAGAAATGCAACGCAACTGGATCGGTAAAAGTGTTGGGGCATCCGTTAAATTTCAGGTAGAAGGAAATGACAAACAGATTGAAGTGTTTACTACCCGTGTAGATACGATTTTTGGTGTTTCTTACCTTGTTTTGGCGCCGGAGCATGAGTGGGTAGCCGAATTGACTACTCCTGAACAAAAAGAAGACATTGCAAATTATATCGCTTTAACCAAAAAGAAATCAGAATTAGACCGCATGGCGGATACTAAAACGGTATCCGGTGCTTTTACAGGGACGTATGTTATCAATCCGGTAAGTGGCGAGCGCGTTCAGCTTTGGATTGCTGATTATGTACTAGCTGGTTATGGAACAGGTGCAGTGATGGGTGTTCCAAGTGGCGATCAGCGCGATTGGTTATTTGCTAAACACTTTAATTTACCGATTATTCAGATTCTGGACGGACAAAAAGATATTGATGTACAGGCAGATCCGACTAAAGAAGGAAAATACATTAACTCTGGTTTTATTAACGGGTTGACTTATAAAGAAGCTGTAGCGTTCTTGAATAACTGGTTAGAGGTCGAAAAAGTTGGAAAAGCCAAAGTGAATTTCCGTCAACGCGATGCGATTTTCGGTCGCCAGCGTTATTGGGGTGAGCCAATTCCGGTTTACTTTAAAGATGGATTGCCTTATTTGGTAAAGGAAGAAGAATTACCATTGTTGCTTCCTGAAATTGATAAATATTTGCCTACCGAAACAGGAGAACCGCCTTTGGCCAGAGCTGAGGGTTGGATGCCTAAAGATGGCGGCCATTACGAGTTAAGCACCATGCCAGGCTGGGCAGGAAGCAGCTGGTACTGGTACCGTTATATGGATGCCAATAACGACAACGATTTTGCTTCAAAAGAAGCTATTGAGTATTGGAAAGATGTAGATTTATACATCGGGGGTTCTGAACATGCAACGGGGCACTTATTATATAGTCGTTTCTGGAATAAATTTTTGAAAGATTTGGGTTATACCAAAGAAGAAGAGCCTTTCAAAAAACTGATTAACCAGGGGATGATTCAGGGCAGGTCTTCGTTTATTTACAGACTTCAGTTAAAAAAATATAAAGTCGGTAAAACTAATCCAATTAATGATGAAATGAATTCTCTGGGAAAAAAGATTGAGGACGATTCATTAAATAACAACCAGTCATTATTAGAAATGCCTTCTCCTGTTGTTCTTGTATCTAGGAATATTTATCTAAGAGGAATTAAAGGTACTTTGACTTCAGATGAAAGAAAATCTCATGAAGATTTGTTTACTTCACTAATCAAAGAAAGTTATCAGATTGATGATTTAAATGTCGAATTTGAAATTGATTATGAAAAGACACAAAAACTACATGTTCCCATTGATTATGTTGTGTTTGATAATTTAGATGCAAACATTGCTCATTTAGAAATTGAACCTGCCAAAAAATGGATAGAGAAATTTCAAAATGCAAAATCTTCATGGGTGTTTGAAAGTGATGGAAGTTACATCTGCGGTGTTGAAGTAGAGAAAATGTCGAAATCAAAATTCAACGTGGTTAACCCAGATGATTTGATTGAACGTTATGGTGCTGATACTTTGCGGATGTACGAAATGTTCTTAGGTCCGTTGGAGCAGAGTAAGCCCTGGAATACGAATGGCATTGAAGGCGTATTTAAGTTCTTGCGTAAATTCTGGCGTCTGTTCCACAACGAAGACTGGACTTTCCATGTAAACGATAATGTGCCTACCAAAGCAGAGCTGAAATCGCTGCATAAAATCATTAAAAAGGTACAGGATGATATCGAGCGTTTCTCATTCAATACTTCTGTATCAAGCTTTATGATTGCGGTAAATGAATTAACGGATCTGAAATGTAAAAACCGTCAGATTTTGGAAGATATGGTGATTATCCTTTCGCCTTATGCGCCACATATCTGCGAAGAACTTTGGGTACAACTGGGTAACGAAGCTGGAACTTTATCCTATACTGCTTTCCCAACATTTAAGCCTGAGTACCTGGTAGAAGATGAGTTTGCTTACCCGGTTTCCATTAATGGTAAAATGAAAATGAACCTGAATTTGAGCTTAACTTTAGCTCAGCCAGAGGTAGAAAGCATTTTATTAGCTGATGAGCAATTCCTGAAATTCTTAGATGGAAAACCAACCAAAAAGATCATTTTCGTTAAAGGGAAGATTATTAATGTAGTTGTTTAA
- a CDS encoding TonB-dependent receptor produces MKQNLFCIKRSFLLLCLGMLFALGAMAQSKITGKVIASDDKLPVIGATVKIKDAAGGTTTDGNGNFSLSVKPTDILVISFVGYGNKEVVVGKQTNITIILQAENNNLTDVIVTGYSSQRKKDLTGAVAVVNMELLKAQPAASAVEALQGKATGVQIINDGAPGSTPQIRIRGISTINNNEPLYVIDGVPFEGKLSWLNQNDIESLQVLKDASSASIYGSRANNGVVIITTKKGIAGAPKITLDSYYGTQVPRKNSFPEMMNPQQYAQYIFDGYANAGLPVAAGKNYGSGSTPVLPEYLVAGLSLGQDVTAADADPSKYNYSRDPDLFYQITKANKAGTNWFDEITETAPVQNYQLSATGGGENATYTFSGGYLDQKGTIKYTGFKRFNFRSNTNISAFNKRVRFGENAQYSYSEGFGLGVNPNVSGDYQDQGSALGWAYRIPTIIPVYDIAGNFAGSRGSQLGNAENPVAFLYRAKDNKNKSNFFFGNVYAEGDIIPGLVLKTNFGLRYENFNGLSMRYPNLEFSEGNNSNNLNEYQGYNTEWTWTNTLNYSKVFNEKHRLNVLVGTEAIRSRSRQLNAGRNGYFILGSQDYYYLNTGSSNISNSSYGSIGSLFSLFAKADYSYHDRYLASVTVRRDGSSNFGPANKYGYYPAASAAWRLSEEEFMKSVKWISDLKLRVGYGQTGNQRIPPYQYINRYQSSIVNSAYAVGGGNGLTTGVWQNAYQNADVKWESLKALNIGLDFTLLGGAIDGSLDWYNKKTSDMLYNLPLPSSVVGLGSSPYVNIGDMSNKGVEFNVAYHYGRSADSPFKFDIGLNLSKNDNKIVRLAPGIFNQIYGNYRSLQTSVLQEGESFGSFFGYKTAGIYQSAADIQNNPSYAGARIGGLRYQDINGDGIIDPKDRTIIGNPNPDFTYGVNLNASYKNFDISAFLYGVQGNDLFEATRYFTDFPSFAGAKSTRLLNAWSPSNPSSLTPSAYVGASDVELASSSYYVQDGSFLRLKNIQIGYSIPTAKAFGPKSGISRVRVYVSATNLFTITNYTGLDPEVSQTRDAASSVGSSGPPADTFSALGVDKGVYPSPRQFLIGINVGF; encoded by the coding sequence ATGAAACAAAATCTATTTTGTATCAAGAGGAGTTTTCTTCTCTTGTGTTTGGGGATGCTGTTTGCCCTTGGTGCAATGGCCCAATCAAAAATTACTGGTAAAGTTATTGCCAGTGATGACAAATTACCTGTTATTGGTGCCACAGTTAAAATTAAAGATGCCGCCGGAGGCACCACCACCGATGGCAACGGAAACTTCTCTTTAAGTGTAAAGCCTACAGATATTTTGGTGATTTCTTTTGTTGGCTATGGTAATAAAGAAGTGGTAGTGGGTAAACAGACCAATATCACGATTATTTTACAAGCCGAGAATAACAATTTAACAGATGTGATTGTAACCGGTTATTCTTCTCAACGGAAAAAGGATTTAACCGGTGCCGTTGCTGTGGTTAATATGGAACTATTAAAAGCGCAACCTGCTGCAAGTGCGGTAGAGGCCTTACAAGGGAAAGCCACAGGGGTGCAGATTATAAACGACGGTGCGCCGGGTTCAACACCGCAGATCAGAATCAGGGGAATCAGTACAATCAATAATAACGAACCACTTTATGTTATTGATGGCGTTCCTTTTGAAGGTAAATTATCATGGCTTAACCAGAATGATATCGAAAGCCTGCAGGTATTGAAAGACGCCTCTTCAGCTTCCATTTATGGCTCAAGGGCAAATAATGGCGTAGTAATTATCACCACTAAAAAGGGGATAGCAGGTGCACCCAAAATTACGCTCGATTCTTATTATGGCACACAGGTTCCCAGAAAAAATAGTTTTCCTGAAATGATGAATCCCCAGCAATATGCTCAGTATATATTTGATGGTTATGCCAATGCAGGACTTCCAGTTGCAGCAGGGAAAAATTATGGTTCTGGTTCTACCCCTGTATTACCAGAATATTTGGTGGCCGGTTTAAGCCTTGGTCAGGATGTTACTGCTGCTGATGCGGATCCATCTAAATACAACTATAGCCGTGATCCTGACCTTTTTTATCAGATTACAAAAGCAAATAAAGCAGGCACCAATTGGTTTGATGAAATTACTGAAACCGCGCCTGTTCAAAATTATCAGCTTAGTGCTACCGGAGGTGGAGAAAATGCAACTTATACTTTCTCCGGCGGTTATCTTGATCAGAAAGGAACCATTAAATACACCGGATTTAAAAGGTTTAATTTTAGATCGAACACCAATATTTCGGCGTTTAATAAAAGGGTTCGTTTTGGTGAGAATGCGCAATACAGCTATTCAGAAGGCTTTGGTTTGGGTGTAAACCCGAATGTTTCTGGCGATTACCAGGATCAGGGAAGTGCACTGGGCTGGGCCTACCGGATTCCTACCATTATTCCGGTTTACGATATTGCGGGGAATTTTGCCGGTAGTCGCGGAAGCCAGCTGGGAAATGCAGAAAACCCTGTTGCCTTTCTTTACCGTGCAAAAGACAATAAAAATAAGAGTAATTTCTTTTTCGGAAATGTTTATGCAGAGGGTGATATCATTCCTGGATTGGTATTAAAAACCAATTTCGGTTTGCGTTATGAAAACTTTAATGGTTTATCTATGCGTTATCCAAATCTGGAATTTTCTGAAGGCAACAATTCAAATAACCTGAACGAGTACCAGGGATACAATACTGAATGGACCTGGACCAACACTTTAAATTACAGCAAGGTATTTAATGAAAAGCACAGGTTAAATGTGTTGGTGGGTACTGAGGCCATCAGATCGCGATCAAGACAGTTGAATGCCGGAAGAAATGGCTACTTTATTTTAGGCAGTCAGGATTATTATTACCTCAATACAGGTTCATCTAACATCAGTAATTCGAGTTATGGATCAATAGGCTCCCTTTTCTCGTTGTTTGCCAAAGCAGATTATTCTTATCATGATCGTTATCTGGCCAGTGTTACGGTTCGCCGTGACGGTTCTTCAAACTTCGGTCCTGCAAACAAGTATGGTTATTATCCGGCAGCAAGTGCAGCATGGAGGTTATCGGAAGAAGAATTTATGAAAAGTGTTAAATGGATCAGCGATTTAAAATTGCGGGTTGGATATGGCCAAACCGGTAACCAGCGGATTCCTCCATATCAATACATCAACAGGTACCAGAGCTCAATTGTTAACTCGGCTTATGCTGTTGGCGGTGGCAATGGCCTTACTACTGGTGTGTGGCAAAATGCTTACCAAAATGCTGATGTAAAATGGGAGTCGTTAAAAGCTTTAAATATTGGTCTTGATTTTACGCTACTAGGTGGTGCTATTGACGGATCATTAGATTGGTACAACAAAAAAACATCTGATATGCTTTATAATCTGCCATTACCTTCGAGTGTAGTTGGTTTAGGTAGTTCGCCCTATGTGAATATCGGCGATATGAGTAATAAAGGGGTCGAATTTAATGTTGCTTATCACTACGGAAGAAGCGCAGATAGCCCTTTTAAATTTGACATTGGTTTAAACCTCTCCAAAAATGACAATAAAATTGTAAGGTTAGCGCCTGGTATTTTTAACCAGATATATGGCAATTACAGAAGCTTACAAACCAGTGTATTGCAGGAAGGCGAATCGTTCGGCTCTTTCTTTGGATACAAAACGGCCGGGATTTATCAAAGTGCTGCAGATATTCAGAATAATCCATCATATGCAGGCGCAAGGATTGGCGGTTTGCGTTACCAGGATATTAATGGCGATGGCATAATCGATCCTAAAGACAGGACCATTATTGGTAATCCGAATCCAGATTTTACCTATGGTGTAAACTTAAATGCATCTTATAAAAATTTCGATATTTCAGCTTTTTTATACGGTGTTCAAGGCAACGACTTATTTGAGGCTACCCGTTATTTCACAGATTTTCCATCTTTTGCAGGCGCTAAAAGTACAAGATTGTTAAATGCCTGGAGCCCTAGTAATCCGTCAAGCCTTACTCCATCTGCTTACGTGGGTGCATCAGATGTTGAACTGGCTTCTTCAAGTTATTACGTTCAGGATGGCAGCTTTTTAAGGTTGAAGAATATACAGATCGGTTATTCCATTCCAACAGCTAAAGCATTCGGACCAAAATCGGGCATTTCCAGAGTAAGGGTTTATGTCAGTGCTACTAACCTTTTCACTATTACCAATTATACAGGTCTGGATCCAGAGGTTAGTCAAACCAGAGATGCTGCTTCTTCAGTAGGAAGCTCAGGTCCGCCTGCTGATACGTTCTCGGCACTTGGGGTTGATAAGGGCGTTTATCCTTCGCCACGTCAGTTTTTAATCGGTATTAATGTTGGATTTTAA
- a CDS encoding DEAD/DEAH box helicase — protein sequence MLFKELNLIEPILKALETEGYTQPTPIQEQSIPTILKGKDLLGCAQTGTGKTAAFAIPMLQLLHEKHVNTKATKNIKALILTPTRELAIQIEESFKAYGRHLNLRHLVIFGGVNQHSQVEALRKGVDILVATPGRLLDLMNQGFISLNTIELFVLDEADRMLDMGFIHDVKKVVAKLPAKRQTLFFSATMPDEIQKLANTILSSPTKVEVTPISSTAETIVQSVYFVDKPDKKKLLIHLLEDKNIQTALVFTRTKHGADRIVKDLAHAGIKSAAIHGNKSQNARQRALTDFKDRKIRVLVATDIAARGIDIDQLSHVINFELPNIPESYVHRIGRTGRAGANGIAISFCDAEENEYLLDIQKLIKITLPVVDDHPYPLSWESMLAKNQVKRKPQAQSKGGGGGAKKSGDGNMSGKPRNASNNRRFGGNRKRGER from the coding sequence ATGTTATTCAAAGAATTAAACCTCATTGAGCCCATTTTAAAGGCCCTTGAGACCGAAGGTTATACACAACCAACACCAATACAGGAGCAATCTATTCCAACCATCTTAAAAGGCAAAGATTTACTAGGCTGTGCACAAACAGGTACCGGAAAAACCGCTGCCTTTGCCATCCCGATGTTGCAGTTACTGCACGAAAAACACGTCAATACCAAAGCAACAAAAAACATAAAGGCTTTAATTTTAACACCTACACGCGAGCTTGCCATTCAGATTGAAGAAAGCTTTAAAGCTTATGGCCGTCATTTAAACTTACGCCATCTGGTAATTTTTGGCGGAGTGAACCAACACTCGCAGGTAGAAGCATTAAGAAAAGGCGTTGATATTTTAGTGGCAACACCTGGTCGTTTATTAGACTTAATGAACCAGGGTTTCATTAGCTTAAATACCATTGAACTTTTCGTACTGGATGAGGCCGATCGTATGCTGGATATGGGCTTTATTCACGACGTGAAAAAAGTAGTAGCTAAATTACCAGCTAAACGTCAGACTTTATTTTTCTCGGCAACCATGCCAGATGAAATCCAGAAGTTGGCGAATACCATTTTATCTAGTCCCACAAAAGTAGAGGTTACTCCAATTTCTTCAACTGCAGAAACGATTGTTCAATCCGTTTATTTTGTTGATAAACCAGATAAGAAAAAGTTATTGATCCATCTTCTTGAAGATAAAAATATTCAGACAGCCCTGGTTTTTACCCGTACCAAACATGGTGCAGACCGTATTGTTAAGGATTTAGCCCATGCAGGGATTAAATCTGCTGCTATCCATGGCAATAAATCGCAAAATGCCCGTCAAAGAGCATTAACTGATTTTAAAGATAGAAAAATCCGTGTTTTAGTTGCTACAGACATCGCTGCCCGCGGGATTGATATCGATCAGCTATCACATGTGATCAATTTCGAATTACCAAACATTCCTGAATCTTATGTTCACAGAATTGGCCGTACCGGCCGTGCCGGTGCAAACGGTATTGCGATTTCTTTCTGCGATGCGGAAGAAAACGAATACTTATTGGATATTCAGAAACTGATTAAAATTACTTTACCCGTTGTTGATGATCACCCTTACCCATTAAGTTGGGAAAGTATGTTGGCCAAAAACCAGGTTAAACGCAAACCACAAGCCCAATCTAAAGGTGGTGGCGGTGGCGCTAAAAAAAGTGGCGATGGCAATATGAGTGGCAAACCACGTAATGCCAGCAACAACAGGAGGTTTGGTGGGAATAGAAAAAGAGGAGAAAGATAG